A window of the Penaeus monodon isolate SGIC_2016 chromosome 11, NSTDA_Pmon_1, whole genome shotgun sequence genome harbors these coding sequences:
- the LOC119578758 gene encoding methyltransferase-like protein 24, whose protein sequence is MAQQPVRRVVTAWLRNLRKRESLVALALTISCMTVLRIVTDVPDERTEGQTAPEEEYLTDAAFMKALQELGHRISTVRSPCRRLAQLGGKVMCYCDTWHCSNDGAKLLCLDDDVRPFPKRCFALNVGIGFDLSFDEAMVQYGCRVTALDPTNPNITNMMHQKNLHALGIGLDSTDYILSLDMTYDSKNYVKATASYMTYKSILNTLDHPRVDLLKIDIEGYEWRVLKQILNAPDATELLKDVRQILLEIHLDFLLKPDDVLDKYENILDTLQVLRQLEEFGFVLAAYDLNETRQQYFAFNGYQIAVFRELTLLRRPSVRPLNSRR, encoded by the coding sequence ATGGCTCAACAACCTGTACGACGAGTAGTGACTGCGTGGCTTCGGAATCTGAGAAAACGGGAATCTCTGGTTGCGCTTGCACTTACGATCTCGTGCATGACGGTTCTCCGCATAGTGACTGACGTCCCCGACGAGAGGACAGAAGGACAAACAGCGCCTGAGGAAGAATACCTGACTGATGCGGCTTTTATGAAGGCACTGCAGGAACTGGGTCACCGCATCAGCACAGTGAGAAGCCCTTGCAGGCGACTGGCGCAGCTGGGTGGCAAGGTGATGTGCTACTGCGATACTTGGCACTGCTCCAATGACGGTGCCAAGTTACTTTGCCTGGATGACGACGTACGACCCTTCCCCAAGCGCTGCTTCGCTCTCAACGTCGGCATTGGCTTTGACCTTTCATTCGATGAGGCCATGGTGCAGTACGGGTGTCGAGTTACAGCCCTCGACCCGACCAACCCCAACATCACTAACATGATGCACCAGAAGAATCTCCACGCGCTCGGCATAGGCCTCGACAGCACGGACTACATCCTCTCCCTCGACATGACCTACGACAGCAAGAACTACGTCAAAGCCACCGCGTCGTACATGACTTACAAGTCGATTTTGAACACCCTCGACCACCCGCGCGTCGACCTCTTGAAGATCGACATCGAAGGTTACGAATGGCGGGTTTTAAAACAGATCCTCAACGCCCCCGACGCCACAGAACTCCTGAAGGACGTCCGGCAGATCCTGCTGGAGATCCACCTTGACTTCCTCCTGAAACCGGACGACGTGTTGGACAAATACGAGAACATATTAGACACCCTGCAGGTCCTGAGGCAGCTCGAGGAATTCGGCTTCGTCCTCGCCGCCTACGACCTCAACGAGACGAGACAGCAATACTTCGCGTTCAACGGGTACCAGATAGCGGTCTTCCGGGAACTGACGCTACTGAGGAGGCCGTCGGTGAGGCCCCTGAATTCACGTCGCTAA